One Pirellulales bacterium DNA segment encodes these proteins:
- a CDS encoding autorepressor SdpR family transcription factor — protein sequence MNAAFQALGDPTRREILRLLRARDMTAGEIAEQFHLARSTLSGHFNVLRHAGLIVAEKYGTSVVYSLNMSVVDETVAAVLDLFDVVGQRKKARQWNANGALGNTKDAAGKANSATNKPGAVKSRKSS from the coding sequence ATGAATGCTGCGTTTCAAGCCCTTGGTGACCCGACCCGTCGCGAGATTCTCCGCCTATTGCGGGCCCGCGATATGACGGCCGGGGAAATTGCCGAGCAATTTCATCTCGCCAGGTCGACCCTCTCTGGACATTTCAACGTGCTGCGGCACGCGGGTTTGATCGTCGCGGAAAAATATGGCACCAGCGTGGTCTACAGCCTAAACATGTCGGTCGTCGACGAGACCGTGGCTGCTGTGCTGGATCTGTTCGATGTTGTTGGTCAACGAAAAAAGGCTCGACAATGGAACGCGAACGGCGCATTGGGGAACACGAAAGACGCAGCGGGGAAGGCGAACAGCGCTACGAACAAACCTGGCGCCGTGAAATCCCGCAAATCGTCTTGA
- a CDS encoding SdpI family protein, with translation MAAAAWRFAPDRLPVHWNLAGEVDRYGGKVEGLLLLPLLVTALYPLLLLLPRIDPGRANYATFADVYTLIRLSITAMLAFVYACILLASFGYHVDMGLLIPLAVGILFCILGNVTGKIRPNWFVGVRTPWTLSSRDSWNKTHRLAGRLFVVLGCTFAAYGFLQTVWMLTAVIALGVAMLLWIVIYSYLVWRHDPNRLCPAGTSPHSD, from the coding sequence GTGGCAGCGGCCGCCTGGCGCTTTGCCCCGGATCGGTTGCCCGTGCATTGGAATCTGGCAGGCGAAGTCGATCGGTACGGTGGCAAGGTCGAAGGCCTATTGCTGTTGCCGCTGCTTGTCACCGCGCTGTATCCGCTTTTGCTGTTGTTGCCGCGCATCGACCCGGGCCGGGCCAACTACGCGACATTCGCCGACGTCTATACACTCATTCGTCTATCGATCACTGCCATGTTGGCGTTCGTCTATGCCTGCATTTTGCTGGCGAGTTTCGGATACCACGTCGACATGGGGCTGCTGATCCCGCTGGCCGTGGGAATATTGTTCTGCATCCTGGGTAACGTGACGGGCAAGATACGCCCGAATTGGTTTGTGGGAGTGCGCACGCCCTGGACCTTGTCGAGTCGTGACTCCTGGAACAAAACACATCGGCTGGCGGGTCGTCTCTTTGTCGTGCTGGGGTGCACCTTTGCTGCGTACGGCTTTCTGCAGACCGTGTGGATGCTCACCGCCGTGATCGCGTTAGGCGTTGCCATGCTGTTGTGGATCGTGATTTACTCGTACCTGGTCTGGCGGCACGATCCGAATCGCCTCTGTCCGGCCGGGACATCTCCGCACAGCGACTGA
- a CDS encoding dockerin type I domain-containing protein, which produces MTGGALTANTITVSNGGVADFVGQPLSVALAGAVSVADASSEFKVEQGATFSTTGLSNHGLVLVGPNSDLIAFNNSVNSGTISLNGGELDVRGLLGNGPGSMIEGSGTLSTTAGLANGGSVQFTGQASVYSLVSNLGTGGTIEVSGTQSHTFFGGIINNGTFTIDPGSSASFQGGFYGQHGTAGTGTATFAGGLAPSIPVDMTFGGNVALQHTNITTLQIAGATAGSGYDKIDVAGQLSLDGTLQVNLTGFAPHVGQVFHLFTWGSEVGTFSQLNLPALATGLSWNASQLYTTGNLSVTISGDVNADGIVNGLDVNQIATKWLAAGTGIAGDANSDGIVNGLDINLVAGNWLHSVGGGTATQVPEPTTAALALLACATLCVGRRRNCGR; this is translated from the coding sequence ATGACCGGCGGCGCCCTGACCGCCAACACGATTACGGTCAGCAACGGCGGCGTAGCCGATTTCGTCGGCCAGCCCCTCTCGGTGGCGCTCGCCGGTGCAGTATCGGTAGCCGATGCGAGCTCGGAATTCAAAGTGGAACAAGGAGCGACATTCTCGACGACGGGCCTGAGCAATCATGGCCTGGTACTGGTGGGACCGAATTCCGATTTGATCGCGTTCAACAACTCTGTCAATTCCGGCACGATAAGCCTCAATGGCGGTGAGTTGGACGTGCGGGGTTTACTCGGCAACGGGCCGGGCTCAATGATCGAAGGAAGCGGCACCCTCAGCACGACCGCTGGATTGGCTAATGGCGGCAGCGTGCAGTTCACCGGTCAGGCAAGCGTGTATAGCCTGGTTAGCAACCTCGGCACCGGCGGCACGATCGAAGTCTCGGGCACGCAAAGCCACACGTTCTTCGGCGGGATCATTAACAACGGCACGTTCACGATCGACCCGGGATCGAGCGCTTCGTTTCAAGGAGGGTTCTACGGCCAGCACGGCACGGCGGGAACCGGCACGGCAACATTTGCTGGCGGGCTGGCGCCGAGCATTCCGGTCGACATGACCTTCGGCGGCAACGTAGCGCTGCAACACACGAACATCACTACCTTACAAATCGCCGGCGCGACGGCGGGTAGCGGCTACGACAAGATCGACGTCGCGGGCCAGCTCAGCCTCGATGGCACATTGCAAGTAAATCTGACGGGGTTCGCACCGCATGTCGGTCAAGTGTTTCACCTGTTCACCTGGGGGAGCGAAGTCGGTACCTTCTCGCAATTAAACCTGCCAGCCTTGGCGACAGGGTTGTCTTGGAATGCGTCGCAGCTCTACACAACTGGCAATCTAAGCGTGACCATCAGCGGCGACGTCAATGCCGACGGTATCGTCAACGGATTGGACGTGAATCAGATCGCCACCAAGTGGTTAGCAGCAGGCACCGGCATTGCTGGAGACGCGAATAGCGATGGAATCGTCAACGGGCTCGATATCAACCTGGTGGCCGGTAACTGGCTTCACTCCGTCGGCGGCGGAACAGCCACGCAAGTGCCAGAGCCAACGACCGCCGCCTTAGCGCTGTTGGCGTGCGCCACGCTGTGTGTTGGACGACGGCGCAATTGCGGGCGCTAG
- a CDS encoding NHL repeat-containing protein produces the protein MSVYRSRDVFPRVLFVIVVSTIALATGVSSSYAQFTLLNQFANGPVNSPGYVQMPLYVSNVGPNGQIVVTQGVPDDSNVANTYAADGTYLQTALSSKTLGGGYSNIGPDGTYYVSVNNSEDVAVINSGGGFVRDLPSSGGIVDPTGVVTSTSGSLYVGNSSTIQVYSTAFDGTTYPSLGSFGSVGSGPGQFGVAGVGAMALDSTSANLYATDSSNHRVEVFSAGGSYESSIGDASGPGQLNTPEGVAVSNTGLVYVADIAAGIKVFSTTGTYLETVAATINGQPFDAVTVSVAPTGMVYAGGQQSGGGGVSDGAFRFFDPASWSWNEYIYQCQYRPDERRSGNWSITGNKSDAGCQQGSDRRPDDNGQQWRLADTGRGHFEYQ, from the coding sequence ATGAGCGTGTACCGTAGCCGCGACGTCTTCCCCCGAGTCTTATTTGTCATCGTCGTATCCACGATCGCGCTGGCCACCGGCGTTAGCAGCAGCTATGCGCAGTTCACGTTGTTGAACCAATTCGCCAATGGGCCCGTGAACAGTCCGGGTTATGTCCAGATGCCGTTGTACGTCAGTAATGTTGGTCCGAACGGACAGATCGTCGTCACTCAGGGGGTTCCAGACGACAGTAACGTTGCCAATACCTATGCGGCCGACGGTACCTATCTACAGACAGCGCTGTCGTCGAAAACTCTCGGCGGAGGTTACTCAAACATAGGCCCCGACGGAACCTATTACGTTTCGGTGAATAATTCGGAAGACGTCGCCGTGATTAATTCAGGCGGTGGCTTTGTGCGCGACCTGCCAAGTTCAGGAGGAATTGTTGATCCGACCGGCGTCGTAACGAGCACATCTGGTTCACTGTACGTAGGGAACAGCAGCACGATTCAGGTCTATAGCACCGCGTTCGACGGCACCACGTATCCGTCGCTGGGATCCTTTGGATCCGTCGGATCCGGACCGGGACAGTTTGGCGTTGCGGGCGTCGGCGCGATGGCGCTTGATTCCACCAGCGCGAATCTGTACGCGACGGACAGCAGCAATCATCGGGTCGAGGTGTTTTCAGCGGGCGGGAGTTATGAGTCGTCGATCGGTGATGCATCTGGCCCAGGGCAGCTCAATACACCTGAAGGCGTTGCGGTCAGCAACACGGGGCTAGTCTATGTGGCCGACATCGCGGCCGGCATCAAAGTATTCTCGACGACCGGAACCTACTTGGAGACGGTTGCCGCGACCATCAATGGCCAACCATTCGACGCAGTTACGGTCTCGGTAGCGCCTACCGGAATGGTCTACGCCGGCGGTCAGCAATCGGGCGGTGGCGGTGTTAGCGATGGCGCGTTCCGCTTTTTCGATCCCGCCAGCTGGTCCTGGAACGAATACATTTACCAATGCCAATACCGGCCCGACGAGCGTCGCAGTGGGAACTGGTCAATTACTGGGAACAAATCTGACGCTGGATGCCAGCAAGGGTCTGATCGTCGGCCAGACGACAACGGTCAACAATGGCGGCTCGCTGACACTGGCCGGGGGCACTTTGAATACCAGTAG
- a CDS encoding tyrosine-type recombinase/integrase — translation MKRLVGFSNLMFPWPYDRRTLWVEFYRTQTAAKVRPDGKEHYGFHDLRRPFATMNAANTTADALQQLLRHKSYTATQKYIAMGRQMNPALAAPFVPELKTVGSA, via the coding sequence TTGAAGCGTCTAGTGGGCTTCTCGAACCTTATGTTCCCGTGGCCGTATGATCGCCGCACGCTGTGGGTCGAGTTCTATCGAACCCAGACCGCCGCGAAGGTCAGACCGGACGGGAAAGAGCACTACGGGTTCCACGACTTGCGCAGACCGTTTGCCACGATGAACGCAGCCAACACGACAGCCGACGCATTGCAGCAGTTGCTGCGACACAAGAGCTACACCGCAACGCAGAAGTACATTGCGATGGGCCGGCAGATGAACCCGGCGTTAGCGGCGCCGTTCGTGCCCGAATTGAAGACTGTCGGCTCGGCGTAA
- a CDS encoding arylsulfatase: MNTKILRSAATLILTGAFFAWLLAAVDLTRTTHARDESPALDTERSAGTSGDYLLAQNEGARQKSADATAKGNNKPNILVIFGDDIGITNRSCYSDGLMGYVTPNIDRIAAEGLRFLHYYGEQSCTAGRAAFLTGQHGIRTGLTKVGFPGAPMGMSQLDPSVGGLLKSLGYATGQFGKNHVGDRNESLPTVNGFDEFFGNLYHLNAEEEPELPDYPKDPTYLAKFGPRGVLRCKAADKDDPTVDPRFGKIGKQTIEDTGALTKKRMETIDDETSAAAIDYMKRQKAAGKSFFVWYNSTRMHLRTHVRKEHRGRYQHGDSEYVDGMIEHDETIGSLLKTLDDLGIANDTVVVYTSDNGPHMNTWPDGAMTHFRSEKNTNWEGAFRVPCLVRWPSVIKAGTVTNELMSHNDWVPTLCAIAGEPDIVGKCAKGYTANGVKYKVHLDGYDQSAFLGAVRGTVRNDRGAKRARDKFFYSDDDGLLVALRQGDYKYSFAEQRLAGTMGVWAEPFTKLRLQKIYNLFQDPFERADITSNTFWDWQLDHIGNIYGAMDDVVRFATTFKEFPPRSFPPSFNPTTIMEQVLNDIRNARQRAQEGTRPKP; the protein is encoded by the coding sequence ATGAACACGAAGATATTGCGATCCGCGGCGACACTGATTTTGACCGGCGCTTTTTTTGCGTGGCTGCTGGCCGCGGTTGATCTGACCCGCACGACCCACGCCCGGGACGAGTCGCCGGCCCTCGATACCGAGCGATCGGCTGGCACGAGTGGCGACTACCTTTTGGCACAGAACGAGGGGGCGAGGCAGAAATCGGCCGACGCGACAGCGAAAGGAAACAACAAGCCGAACATCCTGGTCATTTTCGGCGACGATATTGGAATTACCAATCGCAGTTGCTACAGCGACGGCCTCATGGGCTACGTCACGCCCAACATCGACCGCATCGCCGCCGAAGGGCTGCGGTTTCTTCATTACTATGGCGAGCAGTCGTGTACGGCGGGCCGGGCGGCATTTCTCACCGGCCAGCATGGCATTCGCACCGGGCTCACGAAGGTGGGATTCCCGGGCGCGCCGATGGGCATGAGTCAACTCGATCCGAGTGTGGGTGGGCTGCTCAAGAGCCTTGGATACGCAACCGGGCAGTTTGGCAAGAACCACGTCGGTGATCGCAACGAATCGCTGCCAACGGTAAACGGATTCGACGAGTTTTTCGGCAATCTCTACCATCTCAATGCTGAGGAAGAGCCCGAGCTCCCCGACTACCCCAAAGACCCGACCTATCTCGCCAAGTTCGGTCCTCGCGGCGTGCTCAGGTGTAAGGCCGCGGACAAGGACGACCCCACCGTCGACCCACGTTTTGGCAAGATCGGAAAGCAAACGATCGAAGATACCGGCGCGCTGACCAAAAAGCGGATGGAAACGATCGATGATGAAACGTCCGCCGCGGCCATCGATTATATGAAGCGGCAAAAGGCTGCCGGCAAATCCTTTTTTGTCTGGTACAACTCGACGCGCATGCACCTGCGGACGCACGTCCGCAAAGAACATCGCGGCCGATATCAACACGGCGACAGCGAGTACGTCGACGGCATGATCGAGCATGACGAGACCATCGGCTCGCTCCTCAAGACCCTCGACGACCTGGGAATTGCCAACGACACGGTCGTGGTCTACACCAGCGACAATGGCCCGCACATGAATACCTGGCCCGACGGCGCGATGACACATTTTCGCTCGGAGAAAAACACGAACTGGGAGGGGGCCTTCCGGGTCCCTTGCCTGGTCCGCTGGCCGAGTGTCATCAAGGCGGGCACGGTGACCAACGAACTCATGAGCCACAACGACTGGGTTCCCACGTTATGCGCCATCGCGGGCGAGCCCGACATCGTCGGCAAATGCGCGAAGGGTTACACCGCCAACGGAGTCAAATACAAGGTCCACTTGGACGGGTACGATCAGTCAGCCTTCCTCGGTGCGGTCCGCGGGACGGTCCGGAACGATCGAGGAGCGAAGCGCGCGCGGGACAAATTCTTCTACTCTGACGACGATGGGCTGCTCGTCGCCCTGCGGCAAGGGGACTACAAGTACAGCTTTGCCGAGCAGCGTCTCGCCGGCACGATGGGAGTCTGGGCCGAGCCGTTCACAAAGCTCCGGCTGCAGAAGATCTACAACCTGTTCCAGGATCCCTTCGAACGAGCGGACATCACGTCCAACACGTTTTGGGACTGGCAGCTCGATCATATCGGAAACATCTACGGAGCCATGGATGACGTGGTAAGGTTCGCGACAACGTTCAAAGAGTTTCCGCCGCGATCATTCCCTCCGAGTTTCAACCCAACGACGATTATGGAACAAGTGCTAAACGATATCCGCAACGCGCGTCAACGAGCACAAGAAGGAACCCGGCCAAAGCCATAG
- a CDS encoding protein-L-isoaspartate(D-aspartate) O-methyltransferase, producing MNVRVFFLVLASIVLTICGVCPSSAVASDRSPESIEQARRRMVTDDVIGAGITNSRVIQTMSITPRHEFAPPKLFDKAYLDMSLPLGEHQTLTPPMLVAYMTDQLDPQPSDVVLEIGTGSGYQAAVLSPLVKEVYSIEIVEKLGKRAERTLKRLNYSNVFTKLGDGYLGWPEKAPFDKIIVTCSPEKVPRPLVDQLREGGRMIVPVGEPYQQVFHLLKKENGQLVSEALRPTLFVPMTGQAADRRQVKADPLHPALTNPSFEEVLPESGEPTGWYYVRQMKVVQADDAPHEKCYATFRNEEPGRSCRALQGFAIDGRKIRTLYVSCMVKASDVAVGIAPDQLPQFAIIFLNENRAPAGNVALGPWSGSFSWQNKTGKLKVPPSAREAIVNIGLIGGTGEVSYDDIQMTFSSSEK from the coding sequence ATGAACGTCCGTGTCTTTTTTCTTGTGCTCGCTTCGATCGTTTTGACGATTTGCGGCGTTTGTCCCTCGTCGGCGGTTGCCAGCGACCGCTCTCCGGAATCGATCGAACAAGCTCGTCGTCGCATGGTCACAGATGACGTGATTGGAGCGGGCATTACCAATTCGCGCGTCATCCAGACGATGAGCATCACGCCACGGCATGAGTTTGCGCCCCCCAAGTTGTTCGATAAGGCCTATCTCGACATGTCTTTGCCGCTCGGCGAGCACCAAACTCTTACCCCGCCGATGCTCGTGGCCTATATGACCGATCAACTCGATCCACAGCCAAGCGATGTCGTGCTCGAAATCGGCACGGGCAGCGGATATCAAGCCGCGGTACTTAGCCCATTGGTAAAGGAAGTTTATTCGATCGAGATCGTCGAAAAGCTCGGCAAGCGCGCCGAGCGGACGCTGAAACGCCTGAACTATAGCAATGTGTTCACCAAGCTGGGCGACGGCTATCTTGGCTGGCCGGAAAAGGCACCCTTCGACAAGATCATCGTGACCTGCTCGCCGGAAAAGGTGCCCCGCCCGCTCGTCGATCAGCTCAGAGAAGGAGGGCGGATGATCGTACCCGTGGGCGAGCCCTATCAGCAGGTGTTTCACTTGCTGAAGAAAGAGAACGGCCAACTCGTGAGCGAGGCCCTGCGGCCGACACTGTTCGTTCCTATGACGGGCCAGGCTGCTGACAGGCGCCAGGTAAAGGCCGACCCGTTGCACCCTGCGCTGACTAACCCAAGCTTCGAGGAAGTGCTTCCGGAAAGCGGCGAGCCAACTGGCTGGTATTACGTTCGGCAGATGAAAGTCGTCCAGGCCGATGACGCCCCCCACGAGAAGTGCTACGCCACTTTCAGAAACGAAGAGCCAGGCCGCAGCTGCCGGGCCCTGCAAGGATTCGCCATCGACGGTCGCAAAATTCGCACGTTGTATGTTTCCTGTATGGTGAAGGCCAGCGACGTGGCCGTTGGCATCGCCCCTGACCAACTCCCGCAGTTTGCCATCATCTTTCTCAATGAGAACCGCGCGCCAGCCGGGAACGTGGCGCTGGGCCCCTGGAGTGGTTCGTTCAGCTGGCAGAACAAGACCGGCAAGCTCAAGGTGCCGCCCTCGGCCCGCGAGGCCATCGTCAACATCGGGCTGATCGGCGGGACGGGCGAGGTCTCGTACGACGATATCCAGATGACGTTCTCGTCCTCCGAAAAATGA
- a CDS encoding TIGR03000 domain-containing protein — translation MLQHALRMSLLVVVLGFVAQDVHAFGRCGGWGRGCGGCGYGYGGGGYGYGGYGYGGYGYGGYYGGWGYNGGYGYSGYLGSVNGESPSPAGTSQLASDRATLTVLVPADAKVFVNGLPTKSTGESRRFISTGLQPMAFYPYKVRAEFMFDGKLVSEEKIIQLTAGQTGSLAFDPPPATKVADVGAAAQR, via the coding sequence ATGTTGCAACATGCACTGAGGATGAGTCTTCTCGTTGTGGTTCTGGGGTTTGTCGCCCAAGACGTACATGCCTTTGGTCGTTGTGGCGGGTGGGGGCGGGGTTGCGGCGGCTGCGGCTACGGATACGGCGGCGGCGGCTATGGTTACGGTGGCTACGGGTATGGCGGTTACGGGTACGGCGGCTACTACGGCGGTTGGGGCTACAACGGCGGCTACGGCTATAGTGGATACCTCGGTAGCGTAAACGGCGAGTCGCCGTCCCCCGCGGGCACCTCTCAGCTTGCCTCTGATCGCGCCACGTTGACGGTTCTTGTGCCGGCTGACGCCAAGGTGTTCGTTAACGGCCTGCCGACCAAGAGCACTGGCGAAAGCCGCCGGTTTATTTCTACCGGCCTGCAGCCCATGGCCTTCTATCCTTACAAAGTGCGCGCCGAATTCATGTTTGACGGCAAACTCGTCAGCGAGGAAAAGATCATCCAGTTGACCGCCGGACAGACGGGCTCACTCGCATTCGACCCGCCACCAGCGACCAAAGTGGCCGACGTCGGGGCGGCCGCACAGCGCTAA
- a CDS encoding PVC-type heme-binding CxxCH protein translates to MPRYAPALLTVILLATSHVRAADSTTIHNTQAETVPLLTPEQALRCIALPEGFAATLFASEPVVSQPIGIATDARGRLWVAENNTYAEVPLGFDNSQRDRIVVLEDADHDGRAERHTVFWDQAQKLTSVETGFGGVWALCPPRLLFIPDRNGDDIPDGEPEVVLDGFNDAEVRHNIANGLRWGPDGWLYGRHGILSTSLVAAPGTPPAQRTPVSCSIWRYHPTRKLFEVVCRGTTNSWGMDWDEHGELFFINTVIGHLWHAVPGAHFQRMYGEDANPHTYQLIGQTADHVHWDTAEAWSEIRKIGVSPTTDQAGGGHAHSGLLIYQGDNWPNRYRGTVLTINFHGRRLNNDTLERQGAGYVAHHGADLLQTSDPWFRGLDLITGADGGVYIADWSDIGECHDNDGIHRTSGRIYKIVYGRTERTAIAAVPQGDVRQASDAQLVDLQFQTNEWLVRQSRQVLQERAAAGRLSNDLTATLRSRFAAAANPLEKVRLLWCLHVTDGASDDWLLAQLDQPDEHVRAGVVRLLGDGKVPSPQVLKAIANRAAVEPSGLVSVYMAATLQALPVADLWLLAERLAAQRAWASDPVFPLMLWYGIEPAVPENPAQAVKLAASCQIPLVTQFIARRLAENLQALPAPIDELIALAADARQPARSQAILTGVAEALRGWRKAPVPPSWNDLSEALAGSSVPQIAQLVRELSVVFGDGRALDELLKTAASKTADPVVRRDALRVLVEARANALVPILRHMIDERDLGADAVQALAAFDDATTPELLLQSYPGLKEPARAATIVTLSTRPAWARALLVAVAAGKIDRSQVPAFQVRQMSTFPDDEVRRRTSELWPELRMVSTEKKTRIEQLKSRLAPTDLASADLSKGRQRFVQACATCHTLFGQGTKIGPDLTGAQRANLDYLLENIVDPAATVTEGFRMSTVVLSDGRLLSGILANQGAPILALQTPTERLAINRADVEEIHASTLSLMPEGLLDPLPEKDLRDLVGYLMSPQQVPLPAGAGQ, encoded by the coding sequence ATGCCGCGCTATGCTCCCGCTCTGCTTACGGTAATCCTGCTGGCGACAAGCCACGTCCGCGCCGCGGATTCAACCACCATCCATAACACCCAGGCGGAAACGGTGCCGTTGCTCACTCCCGAGCAGGCGCTACGCTGCATCGCACTACCCGAGGGCTTTGCCGCCACGCTGTTCGCCTCGGAGCCTGTCGTCTCGCAGCCGATCGGCATCGCGACCGACGCTCGCGGCCGGCTATGGGTGGCCGAGAACAACACTTACGCCGAAGTCCCGCTCGGCTTCGATAACTCACAGCGTGACCGCATTGTCGTTTTGGAAGACGCCGACCACGACGGCCGCGCCGAACGGCACACTGTCTTCTGGGATCAGGCGCAGAAGTTGACCAGTGTCGAGACCGGCTTCGGCGGCGTGTGGGCGCTCTGTCCGCCACGGCTCCTTTTTATCCCCGATCGCAATGGAGATGACATTCCCGACGGCGAGCCCGAGGTTGTTCTCGATGGGTTCAACGACGCCGAGGTACGGCACAACATCGCCAATGGTTTGCGCTGGGGTCCCGATGGCTGGCTGTACGGGCGACACGGCATCCTCAGCACGTCGCTCGTGGCGGCTCCCGGTACACCCCCCGCGCAGCGCACGCCGGTCAGTTGCAGCATCTGGCGCTATCATCCGACTCGCAAATTGTTCGAGGTTGTCTGCCGCGGCACGACCAACTCTTGGGGCATGGATTGGGATGAACACGGCGAATTGTTCTTCATCAATACAGTGATCGGACATTTATGGCACGCCGTGCCGGGCGCGCACTTTCAGCGGATGTATGGAGAAGACGCCAATCCGCACACATACCAATTGATTGGCCAAACGGCCGATCACGTACATTGGGATACCGCCGAAGCATGGAGCGAAATCCGCAAGATCGGCGTTTCTCCAACCACCGACCAGGCCGGTGGCGGGCACGCCCATAGTGGTCTGTTGATTTATCAAGGCGACAATTGGCCCAATCGCTATCGCGGCACCGTCCTGACGATCAACTTTCATGGGCGGCGTCTGAACAACGATACGCTCGAACGCCAAGGAGCCGGATACGTCGCGCATCATGGGGCCGATCTGCTGCAAACTTCGGACCCCTGGTTTCGTGGGCTCGATCTGATCACCGGCGCCGATGGCGGCGTCTACATCGCCGATTGGAGCGATATCGGCGAATGCCACGACAACGATGGCATCCATCGTACGTCGGGCCGGATCTACAAAATCGTGTATGGACGGACCGAGCGCACCGCGATCGCCGCCGTCCCCCAGGGTGATGTGCGGCAGGCCAGCGACGCGCAACTTGTCGATCTGCAGTTTCAAACCAACGAATGGCTCGTTCGTCAGTCCCGGCAGGTATTGCAAGAACGCGCGGCGGCCGGCCGACTGTCAAACGATCTGACTGCTACATTACGATCGCGCTTTGCCGCCGCGGCCAACCCTCTCGAAAAAGTGCGCCTGTTGTGGTGCCTGCACGTCACCGACGGCGCCAGCGACGATTGGCTGCTGGCGCAACTCGACCAGCCGGACGAGCATGTTCGCGCCGGTGTCGTGCGCTTGCTGGGAGATGGCAAGGTTCCCTCGCCCCAAGTGCTGAAGGCCATCGCCAATCGCGCCGCGGTCGAGCCATCGGGCCTCGTGTCGGTTTACATGGCTGCGACGCTCCAGGCGTTACCCGTGGCGGACCTTTGGCTGCTGGCCGAACGGCTGGCGGCGCAGCGCGCATGGGCCAGCGATCCGGTCTTCCCGCTGATGCTCTGGTATGGGATCGAGCCGGCCGTGCCCGAGAATCCAGCCCAGGCCGTGAAGCTGGCCGCTTCGTGCCAGATTCCGCTAGTGACGCAGTTCATCGCGCGCCGATTGGCCGAGAATCTACAGGCTCTGCCCGCGCCGATCGATGAATTGATCGCGTTAGCCGCCGACGCGCGGCAACCCGCCCGCAGCCAGGCCATCCTGACCGGCGTGGCCGAGGCGCTGCGCGGTTGGCGCAAAGCCCCCGTGCCCCCGTCCTGGAATGATCTTTCGGAGGCGCTCGCTGGCAGCTCTGTTCCACAGATCGCCCAGTTGGTGCGCGAGCTTTCGGTTGTGTTCGGCGACGGACGCGCGCTCGATGAACTTCTGAAAACAGCGGCGTCCAAAACGGCCGACCCCGTCGTACGGCGCGATGCCCTCCGCGTGCTGGTCGAAGCCCGCGCCAATGCCCTGGTGCCGATCTTGCGCCATATGATCGACGAGCGCGATCTGGGGGCCGATGCGGTGCAAGCCTTGGCGGCGTTCGACGACGCCACCACGCCGGAGCTGCTCTTGCAGAGTTACCCCGGGCTGAAGGAGCCGGCCCGCGCGGCCACGATCGTCACGCTCAGCACGCGACCTGCCTGGGCCCGCGCGCTGTTAGTGGCCGTCGCGGCAGGCAAAATCGATCGCAGCCAGGTGCCGGCGTTTCAAGTTCGCCAAATGTCGACCTTTCCCGACGACGAGGTGCGCCGCCGCACGAGTGAGCTGTGGCCCGAGCTGCGCATGGTCTCGACCGAAAAGAAGACCCGTATCGAGCAATTGAAGTCCCGGCTGGCCCCGACGGATTTGGCTTCGGCTGATTTGTCCAAGGGCCGGCAGCGTTTCGTGCAGGCCTGCGCTACCTGTCACACGCTCTTCGGCCAAGGGACTAAGATCGGACCTGATCTGACTGGCGCCCAGCGCGCGAATCTCGACTATTTGTTGGAAAACATCGTCGATCCCGCAGCCACGGTTACCGAGGGCTTTCGCATGTCCACCGTGGTGCTCAGTGATGGCCGCCTGCTGAGCGGCATTTTGGCAAACCAGGGCGCGCCGATCCTCGCGCTGCAAACTCCCACCGAACGCCTGGCAATCAACCGCGCGGACGTGGAAGAGATTCACGCATCGACCCTCTCGCTGATGCCCGAGGGCTTGCTCGACCCGCTGCCGGAGAAAGACCTGCGCGATTTGGTCGGTTACCTAATGTCGCCCCAGCAAGTGCCGCTACCTGCGGGGGCAGGCCAGTGA